TTTGCAGTTGTCCAGTTTCGGTATCTGTTTGCAGAGCAGACGCTGCCCTATGGACTAACCTACACAGAATATGCGCGAAAAGGTTTTTTTGAACTGCTGTTTTTAACGGGGATTAATATTTTTATCATTTTATTGACTGTTCATTTCACAAAGCATAAAACAGGGCCGGCTGCGAAAACGATAAGGGCGCTGTGCGTTTACCTGTGCGCAATGACTCTGGTTTTATTAGCCTCATCGTTCTACCGCATGTGGCTTTATAACGAGGATGACGGCTTAACACGGCTGCGGTTTTTGGTGTTTGGATTTTTAATTTTCGAGGGTGTGGGGCTTCTTGCAACTTTTTATTATATTATAAAACCCAAATTTGATATCATTGCAGTATATTTAGGGATAGGGCTTGCCTATTATCTTGTGTTAAACCTTGTTCCAATGGATTATTTTGTGGCAAAAAGTCAGGTGGATATGTATTTAGAAGGAAGACGCAAAGGCGTGGAATATGCCTTAACGCTGTCATCTGACGCAGCGCCGCAGATTGCGCGTCTAATTCATACCGATGCGAAAGAACAGGCAGAAACATATTTTGAGCGGCAGAACAAGCGCTATGCTCATCTTCCCAAACGGTGGCAGCGGTTTAATTTCTCCTCAGAGGCGTGTCGTAAAATTGGCTTAAACAACCGGACGGAACAATAAACCATGACTTGAAAGCACGTGGCGCATGTGCTATAATAAAGGTATCAAAATAAGGAGAGGAGATAAAAATGAAAAAGCTTTTATGTGTACTATTAACAACATTGCTCCTTTTGAGCCTGCTTATTCCGTTTGCAGGGGCGCAAGGAGCGGAAAATGTGGCACCGGATGGCGAAACTGTAATTGAACTGGAAGATTATTATGACCAGTATGGAAAAGAAAACGATAACGCCAGCGAAGGCAAGCTGCTTTATACTACTTGGGGCAGCGGCACCATTGAAGAAATTAAATTGGAAATTATAATCAATGTGGAAAGAGAAGGCTATTACAGCACAGAATATTCTGCAAGCAGCAGAAACGGCAACGAATATTTAAGCCTTGTGCAGTTTGCAGTAGACGGCGCTGGGATTGGCGACAACAATGCAAAGGGAACACCGATTGCAGACGGATATATGAACGATTCAGACTTTATCGTGTATCGTTACGGCGGCGCTCCGGTTTATCTCACACCGGGTGAACATACGCTGCAGGCAACTGTGGGTGTTACGAAAGACAGCCGCATAAAATTTGCAATGGATTATGTTAAGTTCATTCCAAATCAAGCGCAAGTAGTCGGTGGCGAAAAGGTTATACTTGAGTTTGAGGACTATGCAGATAAATTTGTGACAGAAAATGAAAACGCCAGCGGAGGCAAGCTGGTTTATACCTCATGGGGAACCGGCGTGCCGACATATACTATTTCAATCCCTGTTAACGTATTGAGCAGCGGATATTACAATTCGGAATTTGCTGTTGCAAAGCACCCGGACAAAGTTGGGACCAGCGACGTCATTTTAAAAATTGACGACACAGAAATTGGAAGCAATAAACACACTTCGCCGGGGGAGGACATTTCAAACAGCAATACATATGTAAATGAAACATGGCCCATGCATCGCTATCAGGGTAAAACGGTTTTTTTAGAAGCCGGAATGCATGTTTTAAAAGCAGAGGTGGGGACCACGGGTGACGGTGTAGTCAAGTTTGCTGCAGATTATATAGCGGTTATGCCCAGCGCCGGCTTTAATGTTTCGGCTTCGGGTGCGCGGTTTGAGTTTGAGGACTTTGACGAAAAGTATGTTACCGAAAATGAAAATGCCAGCAACGGGAAACTGCTCGCAACATCCTGGGGAAAAGATGAAACCTATCAGGTAGAATTTCCTGTTAACCTGCAGGAAAACGGTTTTTACCGCGTGAAATATTCTATGGCCCAGCATCCGAACAATATTGGAGTCAGCGACGTGCAAATGCTGATTGACGGCGCGGCGATTGGAGACAACGCACCTGGCAGCGGCGAAGACATTTCAATGGATAAAACATATTTTAATGACATTTTACCGATGTATGTCTATTCTACTGAACATTATTTTGACAAGGGCTCCCACGTTGTGACACTGGATGTGAAAACCACCGGCAACAATGTGGTAAAATTTGCGGCGGACTATATTTCTTTTGAGAAAAATATGACAGACAAAGCCGTGGTTGGCGACGGTACGGTGGAGGTCATTGCTAACTTCGATAAGGCTGTATCCGGAACCGCCATTGCTGCTTTATATCGCGGCAAACAGCTGGTGGGAGTGGCGCAAAAGCCCGTTTCGGACGAATCTACTGTAATGGTTGATGTTAAATCCAACGAGGCTCCGGAAACGGCAAAGATGTTTATTTGGGAAGATATGCAAAATATTGTTCCGCTTGCTGTCAGTAAGCTTATCACAAATATTGAGAACGCTCCAATCAACATTTTCCTTTTAGGCGATTCTGTTTGTGTTCAATATGCGGAAAGCGAGTTTCCGCAGCAGGGCTGGGGCTATTATATGCAGGAGCAGTTTGAAAGCGGCGCCAATGTTAGCAACAGGGCGGTTGGCGGTACCAGCACAAAAACATATCAAACCTTGGGATATTGGGAAAAGGCGATTGCCCAAATTGAAGAAGGCGACTTTGTGCTGATTAATTTCGGACTGAACGATTTTTATAATATCAGCGAAACAGGAAAAGGCACAACCATTGAACAATATAAAGAGAATTTAACCATGTATTGCAATGAGATTTTCAAAAAGAACGCAACGCCTGTTTTGGTAACGCCGCTGCCCGAATGCAAAACTTCTTCGGTGCCGGCGTTAAAAGAACGCGGAGAAGCAATGAAAGAGGTTGGCGCATCCATTGGCGTTACGGTGATCGACATGAACACCGCGCTGGTAGAACAGTGGCTGACAGACAGCACAGGAACTGTAACAGAGGCCCAATGCACGAAAGCGTTTGAGCAGTATTACTTGTCCGAGGCCGCATTTTTACGGCTGGAAAAGGAATACGGCAAAACAGTGTCTGATGCAAAGTGGGAGTATATTAAAAACACACCCGACCGCACGCATATTAATATTGACGGGGCAACTTTTTTTGCAGAAACACTGTGCGGGTTTTTAAAAGAAACAGATTTAAGAATTGCAGACTATTTAAAATAGTAAAATCTCCTATGGTAATTTCTTTTATTTTACCATAGGAGATTTTTTTATTGCTTTTACTCCATAAACATGAACAAAAACTTTTGGTTTTCTTCATCATACATGTTTTCCCGGGTGATTACCCGGGTATTGGTTAGAATGTTTCCTTTCACCTTTTTATCGTCTAAAATGTCGCATATGGCTGTGAGCGACAAATATCCCATATTAAACGGTTCTTGGCTCACCACAGCGGAAACCGCGCCGCTTTCTAAATATTTAATCTCTGTGAAAGATGAGTCGAACCCCACCACATGAATGTTTTCAAGCAGCCCTAAGTCCCTTGCGGCGTTCACCGCGCCCACGGTAGACGGCTCGTTCAGTCCCACAATGCCCGTCACGTCCGGGTGCTCCGTCAATAGCTGATACACACCGTTGTAGGCGTTTTCCGGCACGGAGTCGCTGTAAACCACGGGCAGGGCGCTTGCCCCTGTGCCATATCCGTCAAAAAAGCCGCTTATGCGCTGACGGCCTGTTGACGAAATTTCCGAGTGGGCCGCAACAATAATTTTGCCCTGGCCGCCGGTGAGCGCGTGCAGAGTTTTGCCTGCCTTTTGCCCTGCGGCAAAATTGTCGGTGGCAATTAAAACGTGCCCGTCGTCTAAATTCACGTCGCTGTCTAAACAAACGTAGGGAATTTTGGCGGCTTTCATTTTTTTTGCGCTTTCTATCAGCGCGTCTTCGTCGGTGGGAATGAAAATTACCCCGTCGGGCTTTCTTGCAATTACCTCGTCTGTCAAGGCAATTTGCCCTGCAACGTCGCTTTCATAAAGGGGCGCGTCAATGGTAACATGCACGCCCTGTTCCTCTGCCGCAAGCTCAATGCCCTTGTTCACCGCCGTCCAGAACTCAATGCCCGTATCCGACGATTTGCCGATTACCGCAATGGTATAGTCCTTTTTTTCTGCGGGGTAGAACATCACCAGCGCTACCGCCGTCAGCAGCGCCGCCACGGTGAGGCCGGTTATAATTCGGTTGTAAATTGGTTTCATGCGTCCCCCTCCTTTGTGCCTGTTTTGGGAAGCAAAATCATGACCCGGGTGCCGCGCCCCGGTTCGGAGGAGTAGGTGAGGCCATATTCTTCGCCAAAATAGAGTTTAATGCGTTTGTCTACGTTTTTAACGCCAATGCCGGACGAATGCCTGCCGCCAGCCGCAGGTTCGCTGTTTGCGTCAAGCAAACTGCGGATTTGCTCCTTTGTCATGCCCGTGCCGTCGTCTTCTACGTTCAGAATGAAATCTGCCCCGGCGTCGAAACCAGAAATTACCACCATGCCCGGCCCGTTTTTCTCTTTAATGCCGTGATAAATAGCGTTTTCCACTAACGGCTGGAGCATAAGCTTAATTACCAAACAGCCATACAGCTCCCCGGGAATGTCGATTTTAAAGTTTAACTTATCCGCGTAGCGGTATTTTTGAATGGTTAAATAAGATTCAATGTTTTTCAGTTCCGTTTCCAGCGGCACAAGCTCGTTTTGGTCTGATATGCTGGAGCGGAACAGATTGGAAAGGGCCAGGGTCATTTCCACCACGTCCTGCGATTTTTCCATCTCTGCCATCCACACAATGGAGTCTAACGTGTTGTAAAGAAAATGGGGATTAATTTGTGCCTGCAGAGCCTTTAACTCGCTTTTGCGCTTGTTTTCCAGTTCCTCCTTGTTTTTTTCCACCAGTTCGTCAATGTGGGAGAGCATGGTGTTAAACACGCTGGCTAACCGGCCGATTTCGTCTTCCGTGGTGATGTTCACCTTTGTGTCAAACGCGCCCTGCTCGGCCCGGCGCATTCCGGCAATGAGCTGGTTCATGGGCTTTGTCAGCATGGAGGAAAGCTTTTGGGAAATGAAAAAGCCAATTGCCAAAAACACCAAAAACAGCACAATATAGGTGTTGTTCACCATGCGCCGGTAGGTGAGGATTTCTTTTAAATCG
This Congzhengia minquanensis DNA region includes the following protein-coding sequences:
- a CDS encoding GDSL-type esterase/lipase family protein; amino-acid sequence: MKKLLCVLLTTLLLLSLLIPFAGAQGAENVAPDGETVIELEDYYDQYGKENDNASEGKLLYTTWGSGTIEEIKLEIIINVEREGYYSTEYSASSRNGNEYLSLVQFAVDGAGIGDNNAKGTPIADGYMNDSDFIVYRYGGAPVYLTPGEHTLQATVGVTKDSRIKFAMDYVKFIPNQAQVVGGEKVILEFEDYADKFVTENENASGGKLVYTSWGTGVPTYTISIPVNVLSSGYYNSEFAVAKHPDKVGTSDVILKIDDTEIGSNKHTSPGEDISNSNTYVNETWPMHRYQGKTVFLEAGMHVLKAEVGTTGDGVVKFAADYIAVMPSAGFNVSASGARFEFEDFDEKYVTENENASNGKLLATSWGKDETYQVEFPVNLQENGFYRVKYSMAQHPNNIGVSDVQMLIDGAAIGDNAPGSGEDISMDKTYFNDILPMYVYSTEHYFDKGSHVVTLDVKTTGNNVVKFAADYISFEKNMTDKAVVGDGTVEVIANFDKAVSGTAIAALYRGKQLVGVAQKPVSDESTVMVDVKSNEAPETAKMFIWEDMQNIVPLAVSKLITNIENAPINIFLLGDSVCVQYAESEFPQQGWGYYMQEQFESGANVSNRAVGGTSTKTYQTLGYWEKAIAQIEEGDFVLINFGLNDFYNISETGKGTTIEQYKENLTMYCNEIFKKNATPVLVTPLPECKTSSVPALKERGEAMKEVGASIGVTVIDMNTALVEQWLTDSTGTVTEAQCTKAFEQYYLSEAAFLRLEKEYGKTVSDAKWEYIKNTPDRTHINIDGATFFAETLCGFLKETDLRIADYLK
- a CDS encoding substrate-binding domain-containing protein, encoding MKPIYNRIITGLTVAALLTAVALVMFYPAEKKDYTIAVIGKSSDTGIEFWTAVNKGIELAAEEQGVHVTIDAPLYESDVAGQIALTDEVIARKPDGVIFIPTDEDALIESAKKMKAAKIPYVCLDSDVNLDDGHVLIATDNFAAGQKAGKTLHALTGGQGKIIVAAHSEISSTGRQRISGFFDGYGTGASALPVVYSDSVPENAYNGVYQLLTEHPDVTGIVGLNEPSTVGAVNAARDLGLLENIHVVGFDSSFTEIKYLESGAVSAVVSQEPFNMGYLSLTAICDILDDKKVKGNILTNTRVITRENMYDEENQKFLFMFME
- a CDS encoding cache domain-containing sensor histidine kinase; this translates as MKNMKYTKSIRFKILISFIILIFTITATVFSLSYYFTLRIMENNTIAYTQKLVGMLSDQVDNYISYMDNISDTIAADSDVKRFLSGSDNGQEVRERMNAVLSVRSDISSIILFSDDGRVVLDKENQTLNPYANYQETQWYQQAKAADSGYAITSSYVQNIIKDDYRWVISMAKTVRNKDGAPAGVLLIDLNYNVIRDLCVNITLGENGYVFILNSSSMVYHPHQQLIYANIKQEATDVVSRDPRTAFTTRNDATGRYYTVETSQKSGWKVAGTYDLKEILTYRRMVNNTYIVLFLVFLAIGFFISQKLSSMLTKPMNQLIAGMRRAEQGAFDTKVNITTEDEIGRLASVFNTMLSHIDELVEKNKEELENKRKSELKALQAQINPHFLYNTLDSIVWMAEMEKSQDVVEMTLALSNLFRSSISDQNELVPLETELKNIESYLTIQKYRYADKLNFKIDIPGELYGCLVIKLMLQPLVENAIYHGIKEKNGPGMVVISGFDAGADFILNVEDDGTGMTKEQIRSLLDANSEPAAGGRHSSGIGVKNVDKRIKLYFGEEYGLTYSSEPGRGTRVMILLPKTGTKEGDA